CAATAACCTGCGATGCAACGGCCAGTTTTTTGTCCCCCCGCCGGGAACATACCGTGAACCCACTGTTAAATCCGCACCGTTATCCATAGCAGCTATCATCTCCGGCAAGTACTTAGGGTCATGCGAAAAATCTGAATCAATCGAAAAAATGTAGTCATACCCGTTATCATACCCATACCTAAACCCTTTGTAATACGCACTTCCCAGCCCGAGCTTCCCCGGCCGCGAGATAAATTTAACCCTTGGATTTGACTCACTCAACTTTTTTGCAATCTCACCCGTCCCGTC
The DNA window shown above is from Elusimicrobiota bacterium and carries:
- a CDS encoding glycosyltransferase encodes the protein MNKIVVILPTYNEKGNVEPMTTQILQQNDGIDVLIIDDNSPDGTGEIAKKLSESNPRVKFISRPGKLGLGSAYYKGFRYGYDNGYDYIFSIDSDFSHDPKYLPEMIAAMDNGADLTVGSRYVPGGGTKNWPLHRRLL